Sequence from the Zeugodacus cucurbitae isolate PBARC_wt_2022May chromosome 5, idZeuCucr1.2, whole genome shotgun sequence genome:
ACACACACATCTTCGGAAAATCTCTCGAAACCTCATTATCCAACCAAAGTCattttttaatagaataataatatttagatttGTCAAGTGGCTCTTCAAGACTTGCTAGACTAGAGATAATGCAACGTAATAACTGTAAAATTACCGTAAATTGACACCCTCAGGTTCAACTAACTGTCATCAACATGATGCGAGTTTGTTGCGATCAACATTTCACGAGCCACTTAACGATATGCAACCGCGTTTAGCGGCTAATTTGTGTTCGTAACATTTcgcaaaaaaacacaataaaaactacaacaacaatctaGACGACGcacaacgacgacgacgagaACGATGTACGATgcagcatatgttttatttagtataaaattaGATCTAACGGGTAATAAGATGCAAAGTAACGGTCTTAGTTAAATCAGTTATAATTCGCGTGCGAACGCGTACGCAACGTTCGCGCTCGTAGCAAGTGTAGTGATCGTGCGCTGTAAAAAGTGGAAGTGtgcaaaaactgtaaaaaaaggATATTCTCACAGGACTTTACCAACAAATGATTATACAcaagtgctgttgttgtttttaataacaggaaaataaaaagtaatcgaGTGTATTCTTTTATAAGTAAAGCACGAAGAATTGCCATTTCTACTTTTCTACGCCGTTCAACATGTTGCCCAAAATGAATGTGGACGAAGTGCGCATTAGCCTTCAGCGTTTCGGCTGGCCCGATTATGTTGTGTTCGTTTTAATGTTAACCAGCTGTGCGGTGATCGGTATTTATTTTGCGCTGCAAATGCGTCGTGAGGCGAAAGCACGCAAATCGCTTACGACCGAAGATGCTGAGGATGCGTACTTGGTGGGCGGAAGGAATATGAAGATTTTTCCGATCGCCATGTCGCTGATTGCGAGGTTAGTTATGTTTTAATGTTTAATGCGAagatgaaaaaatatcaaaagtaaAGTGTTTCGTATAGAAGTGAAGTGTTAAGGATATGCTTAAAACATagtaaaataaacttttaaggACATAcgacatacatttttaaaagaaaCTGTGTCAAAAAAAAACTCTGTCCTGACTAACATTTATCATATTGAGAACTAAGGATTAACTATGTAAATGATCAGTCGCAATTTGTTGATTTATGAGAACTcgtaatacaaatattaaaattctatCTATCTGGTAAATCTATCCTATACACAAAGCGGAATCTCTTCAGATTTTATTATCCTTCTCGGTTCTTTGCTTTGAATATAAGGATGGATATAATGAGAGATATTTGTGATATGGttttttcgataaatatttttatttttcattccttCATATAATCCAAAGCTGAGTCTCAGTTAAAAGTTGTTGTGTTTTGTATATAAAGCTGATATTATTTTTCTCGATTTTCTGGTATAGTTTAGTAATTGTAACAAACCACAATTCAAGTGATACAAAtcggtgaaaaattttaaaatttttaaggggttacatggctTTCTTCTAGAAATAAACAGTCTATcttcaacatatttttaaaattaaaatttatttgttttgttcaaACTTTTTACTATCTTAAAAATACACATCTAATAAGGTTTACTagatttaaaaaacattaaaaactcTACAATTATGAGGTCATTTCCGGCGAACACTTGGGAAAAGGTGCGTTCACATTGACATCACACTCTTAGGATcatttaaagtgaaaaaaataaatattaaataaatttttgggaGAGGCTTTtacgaaaaactaaatttttgctcaaatttcgcaaaatttttttaatagttgttatTGAAAAAATCATTCGCCCAAATCCTTGCAAATTAGATATGGAGGACCTGTATAAAAAATGCACCATGATCAGCTGGCTAGTTCCGGAGATATATTGTCAACCGATTTTGAAAACATagctttaagaaaaaaatgttataatataatttaaatttttgagtgACAATAAAACTACTCTGAAATCTGAATCAATTTATTCAGAATGCATTTCAAaacttatttaatataaaaaaaaataaaaataaaaatttcgaatcCAGTAATCCCACGTAACCCCTTAAGGTCAACGCAAACGTTTGTTCTGATGCTGATTCCCGATACAACCGCCACACTTTGATAAACAAGTTATTTTGCCAATAGTTATAGTTCAAACCCTAACATATCAATAAGGTGTCGATTGATTCCTGTTCGAGCTAAAATTTGGAGATGACTAAAGGTTTAAGCTGTAATGTTTTTCAGTCTCAGTTTCGCTAAAGTTTCAAAGATAAAGTATTGGAATGATTCCACCATGACACCGATGGAGTCCCATTTGACAGGGCCCTTTTAGAACCCCTACAATTATGAAAAAGTGAACCTTGTAAAGAGTTCACAAGATCGATTTATATCTGGTGAGAAGACTATTACTTCCGCGCAAATATTGGCGGGTACTCTACATACTCATTCGAATTCCAACCAATTGGTGAATTCCCaaacaatttgataaaaaagtaACTTCGTAATTCAGGCAATAACAGTAGTAACTTTAATTATTCACtgctaattaaataattataatcgcTTTCAGTCTATTAGACGTTTGAAAAGCACTTTACTTCGTGACCTGATAAAAATATCCCCTTATttgatgaaattatttaaactatAATAGTTTCAAAATACATTACAGCGGGGGGTTTCTCAATCACGTGAAAGTGACTATACTAAATCAAATGGACCGTCTTTATGAGacagatttcaaatatttagagCCAAGTATGTACCATACTTTTAAATCACAAAGTATAATTATGTTATATTTCGGAAAAGAATTGCCACCTATcagtgttgaaaatatttcaacatataTTTGAGCAGAAAGCATTAAAACTTTTTGCTTTGAATATATTCCAAAAGACTGCGCAAGATATTGCTTTGAAGTAATGTTGCCAcatgtttacatattttcaaatgataataaattcttattatttgTTAACAACATTCTAAAGAAACTGCGGCTTTTCATATGTACGCTTGTATATATTGTTGCTCAGCTGATTGCTAAGATGGTAAAGTTGAAAGAGATAATGATATGATATTTCACAACCTTTGTGACTCAAGGTCTTAAAGGTGACAGCTGACACCAAAATCAGTGAGTCACTGACATAACGcaatcaaataatttatgagCGCATAATTTGTGTGGACATATGGAAGAGTATagttgtacatatattgtatgatAATTTGACAAGCTTAGTGAGGATCATTTATGGAATATCACCCTAGTTGCAGCAACAATCACTTGCCACTGATGCAATTTCATTTAGCATGCAACAAAAAATGGTGCTATATATAGggtgtacatatttatagacatacatatatatctattcatatacacatacatatatcctctAGCTTTACTCATAAAAATATCTTTACAACTAATAACCACAATAGAGACGCAGCACAAGCTTCATGCTACTTATATCAGTTTTAAGTGCCATAATTCTTCTCTACAAATCCGTACACTTTCCATACGACTTTGATACAGCCACTAAAGAAAAGCGTAATTTTCTGTTCCTTATGTGCCATAACTATAGTATTTGAAGCAATTTAATAATTGTGTGGCAAATTAGACGCATTCGCATACAAtcagcacatatacatacatactaatgtataatatatacagacCCATACACACGCTTAAAATAAACACGTAGAAGGGGAGGCGACCCTGGGTCCATTTGACAGCTACTAAACGCTGACCTATACGCCATATACAGCTACAAGCTTGTATGCAAAGTTGTCATAGTTTATTAAGTGCAGACTGTCGGGCAAGCTAAATTAAGATTTGACTGACGACTGTTGATTGTTGTTGGATTGACAGTGGTTGCGGCATGGAAGCAACCAGCAGCAGCCAACGGATGTTGGTGGGTGTATGCAACTatgcaaagcaaaataaaaaaagtagaaaaaatacaacaaaactaTAAGAACAACAATGTGAATGACTGACAGCGCAATAAATGATAATTCTCAAATTgaattttagctaaaaataaATCGCACTCAACTAGGCAAATGAAGTtatgtatttgcaaaaaaagtggaaaaaaaccTAAGTGAAAATACGAGGCTAATTTGATAAGTGTAGTAAGTTACGAGATATTAACAAATGCagatttgctttaaattttaaaattagttgACTCCCAATTAGGTGgagttttatgttcatttatTTCCCTAAAGGGATAAAATATGTGCTAAATAAACTGCAATTCGTTAATATTACATAATAGTGAACGCAAAAAtcttcaattaataaataaaaaaacaaaatttaataattctcGGGATTACACCAAATTTGTACGAATTTATGATAATCAATTACGTAGACACTACTAAATAGTTTCcataattagttttaaaaaattttctagcTAAATTCCACGATTTCGTTATATTTTAAATCTTCGGGATTGTGtcctaaatataatattataatattgttaCATTTTCTTATAGtacgttttattttttaaagaaataaaagctTGCTTTTAAATTCCACTCTTTATTCTACTGAGCCTCATAGTCATTCGAGAGTTTTCgggattaattatttatttcattcaaacttttttctgtcttatagatacatttatttaaagaataatttctgaaattcaaaaaaaaagttaaaactcctccattatGACGTCATTTTCGGTGACCCCGGGGAAAATAGGTGCGTCCgcgacaggatcatccaaaatgaaaaaacacaaaaataagtgttttaggtaagaccataaactcgtgcttgaacgaaggaaagtcaaaaaagtaaaaatatcaattttgcatacatttttccaaaaaaaaaatgtcggtaaaatttgcttgacattttatttttttaaatagttgtaattgaaataagaaaaaatccttcgttcaagcacgggtaaattgtatctcgaacacctgtgtaaaatttcatcaagatcggttgagtagtttacgagaacatttgacaaccgactttgaaaacacggttccgagaaaaataaccccttaatgaaacttggtacacatgtttcttggcaCTATGAGACGGTTAGTATTGCAGATGgcccactgtcacgcccacaaaatggcgaaaaccgaaaacctataaagaaccataaataaagttatcaaAGTAAACTTTggcacaaaggatcgcactaggatggtggtcccgccccctaatAAGTATTCATATGTCGTATACTACTAAAGATATATCAACCAAACACTTTAGAATCGTTTTCTAtaggcacttccttatacagtctaaaaaatcgcattataaccacgcctacctcccatacaaaggttatttgaaaactactaaaaattatttaattcagtaaggtaaAACACCagggtaaagatggtacagaaaggctgcattcaaatttctatacatatttctatgtctccgcccacttatgggtattAAACTATATAtctgaaactactcgaccaattttaacaTAGTTCGTGAATGGAAGAAATTCATTAACAATCCCCCATACAGtacacagtggttcggcttgtatgaaggcgcgctCATAAAAACGTCCCGTTGAGatataattttcacaaaaaatctcgaaaattttttaaaatatattgtaaaaaaattggccccatcggaggtcctatagctcacatagaacagtaattgccaTTAAATGGCGatgatgcgcaaaaatacttctcatggtcatagttggagcgtcaaaactttcagtaaaggttaggttatactggtaggccaatacgccacacatagaccagtttggtcctttgcgataccagatggagtgccgatACCAGagacgttgtccacgaggagtagtcattctttaggatgccagcgcttgacgcaaattttaaaagtttttgcggcttcactttcgatacctcttccagattttcatattgtgaggcccccaagtgGCGAAGTCGTTGCCTTGTCAATGCAGGACAGGTGCACAggagatgcttcattgtttctattgcaccttgctcttgacatctTCTTGACATCTGTAAGTCCCATTTggtaggcatgtgccgccaccagacagtgacctGTGAGTATTCCCATCAAACTCCTATAGTCCCTTCTCTCGAGTGACAGTATGAGTTTGGTGTTcccagtagaagtgaagacacgtgttcctagcaactctctcttaaggttgttgccttgattgctgcttgactgtctacgtagatattgactttggagtagACGGCTGCTGTATTGAGGTATAGCTCTtcggctttcccaatagcaaacacctccgcttgaaaaatactgcagtggttcggaagtttaaaaggctgccttacacctaactccggacagtatattcccGCTCCTACTCGTCATCAATTTTGAACCATGCGTGTAGATATTCAACGTGCTGCGTGTGGTTATCTTTCCCTTACGCCAGCCGCCTTTTTCCTGATTTACTCGGAATCTTCTGTCCCAGAGTGGGGTCAAGTAGTCGGTACTTGCCAAACCGTTCCTACCCACTGAGCTGTACCCAAAAGTTCTATACGTACATTCTCCTCCCGCCAGTAGTCGTCCAGCTGATTTTGCCGCAAAggtttcggcaaagagatctatcggCGGCAGGTTAAGTATCCATTCAAGAGCCGCCGTAGGCGTGGTTATACAGAGCGCTGCGAGTCGTtgaaccctttccattggcttcCGGTAAGTTAATTTCTTTATGCCTGTCCACCACACAATAGCACCATAGAGCAGAATTGGTCTTactattgctgtgtagcaccagtgcatgagagagggagaaagccctCAGGTAGTGCCGAGCAGCTGCCTGCATGCATATAGAGCATTACTGGCCTTCCTTACCCTTTCCTCCACATGGTGCTTCCACAGCACCTTACTGTCCAAGATGACTCCTAGGTACTTAGTGCGGTCCTTCGGTGATAGTTCTGTTCCGTTTAGCGAGGGGAGCCTCCATTGAGGGATTTTGTATTTCCttataaaaacaagcagatcggTTTTTTCCGCATTCAACCCTAAGCCTGCTTGTGTTGCCCAATTTTGGACAATATTGAGTATGCTGGTCATAATGTTGCTAATAGTATGCAGACACTTTACCGTTATTATTATGGCTAAGTCGTCCGCATGCGGACGAAAGCAATACACAAGCTGAAcgtgatttgtcgttatagtttccctcatccaacccccacattcaacctataagaataatatcatatgaaaaaattatgtaggaaaaaaaaacaaataatcaagcaatttaatatataattttaacacaGATTGAAATCGATTTACCCTTCTTCCCAAGCCTCCTTTgcccaattatgatgagtttgaacttaaaaatagataATTCAAAGGGCATtcttattttgacgattgcaaatacatctgcaactttccgcacctaactttattcattaccttaagactctgctaaatacaacataaaataaacttaaaggGGGATCGGaggggaacacaattaaaactttatttaaacaaattgaagacgcacaaaaaatttacaaataaataggtcacataaaacattaatttcacaAAAGCAACGAATCAAGTTGGTCTTAATTAAGCttataagataaaaaaataccttcaacttaaaaatccattaaaaataatcttgattcgttaacctgaacaattgcCAGAATGAATTGAAGTTCGttgttgctgcaaaaattttcaaaaaaatttctgatatgctttaaaaaaaaacagatgtTCATGCATTtatctctatttttagaaagtatcgttagatttttaggaaaaccagGTTTGCAAATAATAAGTTTGACAATTTAGAGGacatctgtatacattttgacaaaaaatcgtaAGAtagattatttgatttttggcctatgggcggAACCACTATGCAGTgtatgtatatcggttaatacaTGAGATATCATAGCAATTTTAAATgaacatataatcttggataagATCTATGATCACACATCTAGTGTGGTGAATAGTATAGGAATTATCCCAGCCTCCatgtactttatatattcttGCTTCTctttattctagtggactttaattttgataaattagaacacttaatgaaatattttctgttCATAAACGAATTTAttctcaatgaaattctttcttttcttttattaattttatattacgatTTCTATATATTCGGGATCCCcaaatattttctgaataacacattaattatttatttatatttaaaagtaaattacaGCGTGAATTTCatttactgccttccctaaataaaagagGCAGCGacaaatgactgtcaaaaagGCAGTTAAGTTTTCTATTTATGTGGCTATAAAGTTCGGGATACCGGAATTGTTCGGGATCGGGTTTTTATCTGatgaaaaatgatattattgataTAAATCGTCATGGAATAATTCTTATAATAGTATGGTATTAGattatgtaataaattttatgtataatttatattcACTATATGTATACGTAgatatgtgtatttataaatatataaagatataagtAAGAACagcaaaaaactgaaaaaaatctcataaagtagaaaaacaaaaacaataaattttgaattcttctcgCATTGACACATATTGATcacagaatatttaattttattctttcaGAATTCAAACACATCGCTGtgaaattaaaagttataaaaatcaaataaaaaacaaaaattatttgtaaataattaatgcaaTGTGTATTCATGGCACGTACGAAAGCCCTTTGTCAAAGCAAGCGCTGAAAACTGCGGGCCAAAACCtcgaatatatatttacatgtacaGCTAGTGAGAGTGGAATAGACTGCGTTCCACATATCTAAAATAACTTAATGAATTTgagttaaatacataaaaatacctAAAATTAGGTTTGAGGCATTCCCAGTTATGAAAGCACATTGTTGGTGTATCTatagttaataaattaaatatattaaccaatttcaataaacctTTAGGGTCGTTCAGCTTAATACTGAAGGTTGCCAtctgttataaaatattataagaaaaagttaACCGAAgaagtttaagaaaaatttaaaaagaaatttttttttaaatacttttaaaatggTTGCCagctattttaaaattcaaattaactaaattttagcatctatttaaattaaaatatttgtgtatcaACATATTGCAGTATAGAATTATTATAGTTGaagtttatataattatttgaagaGGGTTGCCACTTGATcaataacattattaatttattggTAATCAAATTTTAACCGTTAACCGCAcagattaaaataaattttgcgcaATGTTGCCACCTGATTAAATGTTCATTCTGTGAAATGGAAtggttaaacaaattattaaggTATTTAACTAAATAAGTTAACCTGACagttaaaactaatttttaagagttgccacctagtttaaaaaattaaattcgaattgGATATCAAATATTAGTTCCGCTGGCTCGAATATATATAACTTCTTCGTTTTTAAGGCCTTTTTTGATTCATCAATAGGTGAAAGAACAGCTTTTTCATACGATGAAAGATCATCCGCTTTCGAGACCTTTGAAATTATACCTAATACCTcatgttttttttcttatacaaTAGATACCAAATATATTCTAAGATCTGAGTTATAGATTAAATTGATTTAAGGAATTTATTTCCTTTTCAGTTTTATATCTGGCATTACGTTGTTGGGCACACCCACAGAAGTCTATCTCTTCGGCACACAGTATCTCTATATCATGGGTTCGTTGGTGATCATGGGTTTCGTGCTATACTACTTCTTCCTGCCAGTATTCCATGATCTCAAATTAATATCTACATATCAGGTAAGCAAATGATATTTAATAGATCTTTAGTTTAAAGTTATTGTACCATTTTTATCGTTAGTATTTGGAGTCTCGTTACGATCGGCGCATGCGTCTGTTCGGTTCAGTGCTCTTCATGTTCGGATCGGTAAGCCTattctaagaaaatattaacaGTTCTTTGTAGCcaatatatatcttttttataaTCAGTTATTATGGCTGCCAATAGTCATTTATGTTCCTGCACTGGCCTTCAATCAGGCCACCGGTGTTAATATACATCTGGTAACGCCGATCGTTTGTCTAGTATGCATTTTCTACACGTGTGTGGTAAGTAGAAAACACTTAATGAAAGAAGACTTCTCCCATTAAATAACTGCGTTTCACTTTAGGGTGGCTTGAAAGCTGTCGTTTGGACCGATGTAGTGCAGACGCTCATTATGTTCGGCGCTATGGTTTTGATCATTGTCAAGGGCACCATAGATGTGGGTGGTTTTGGTGAGGTATATCGGAAAGCGAAAGAGAGCGGACGCATTGAGGCGCCAAAGTAAGTGTTTTACTTTAATGTTCTTAGTTTACTGCTTTACGCTCAGCTTTCAATCTCAACAGTTTCAATTTTGATCTCACCGAACGTTACACCGTCTACTCGCTCTTCATAGGCGGCGTGGCTCATTGGTTGAAATCGAACGCGATCAGTCAGAATATGATCCAACGCTATCTCTCGCTACCGAATATGAAGTCTGCGCGCACCGCGGTTTGTCTCTTCATCTGCGGTGTACTGACTTTTATTTGCCTTTGCGGCTATAGTGGTTTGCTCATCTATGCGACCTATCACGATTGCGATCCACTGCAAACGAAGGTTAGTGCATGTGGATGATTTTAGAGAAgttaatctaatttttttacttccAGCTCGCTAAGCGAAACGATCAACTGCTACCCTTACTTGTCATGGAAATACTCGGCGAATACCCCGGCTTGTCTGGACTCTTCGTTGCTGGCGTCTTTAGCGCCGCCCTCTCTTCACTCTCTACTGGCTTGAATTCCATGTCGGCGGTAATGCTCGAAGACTTCTTCAAATCATTTGCGAAAAAGCCACTCACCGAACGTCAGACCGCGCTTATAATGCGGTTTGTTGTAATCATCTTCGGTGCCATCTGTGTGAGCTTGGTTTTTGTGGTTGAGAAACTGGGTACAGTGCTGCAGCTGACTATTACTTTATCTTCCGTCGCGAATGGTCCACTCTTGGGTATTTTTACAGCGGGTGTTATGGTGCCTTGGATTGAGGGAAAGGTGAGTAATTAACTTGAGAATCGTTTTAAAGATTAttgactaacaacaacaaaaatttgaaatttgcagGGCGCTCTAGTTGGTGGCCTTAGTAGTCTTTTATTCATGGCTTGGATGTGTATACGCGCTCAGGCCGATCTTGCCAGCGGTGCCGTCAGCTATCTACGTAAGCCGCATGCTGTAACGGGTTGCAATTACACCTTCATAGATTTCGCTTCGATGAGTATGGTGGCTGAGAATATAACAGGATCGACCGTGCATTCAGAGTGAGTAACCagactttattaatttttattacacagATAAATGAAGtaagaatatcaaaataaaataaataaaaataaaattaaattaaattaatttaaattaaataaactaaactaaattaaattaaattaaattaaaataaaataaattaaattaaattaaattaaattaaattaaattaaattaaattaaattaaattaaattaaactaaattgaattaaattaaattaaattaaacaatttagattaaattaaattaaacaatttagattaaattaaaattaaatttcagtaaTTAAATCAATTTGCATTATATTATCTTAAGGACTAGATTAAACTAAATCacattaaatcaaaataataacaaaaaaaaatcataaaaattaagaaaaattaatgtaataataaaaataaatgtgaatctCTAtgataaattcgaaaataattttgtatatat
This genomic interval carries:
- the LOC105214621 gene encoding sodium-coupled monocarboxylate transporter 1 → MLPKMNVDEVRISLQRFGWPDYVVFVLMLTSCAVIGIYFALQMRREAKARKSLTTEDAEDAYLVGGRNMKIFPIAMSLIASFISGITLLGTPTEVYLFGTQYLYIMGSLVIMGFVLYYFFLPVFHDLKLISTYQYLESRYDRRMRLFGSVLFMFGSLLWLPIVIYVPALAFNQATGVNIHLVTPIVCLVCIFYTCVGGLKAVVWTDVVQTLIMFGAMVLIIVKGTIDVGGFGEVYRKAKESGRIEAPNFNFDLTERYTVYSLFIGGVAHWLKSNAISQNMIQRYLSLPNMKSARTAVCLFICGVLTFICLCGYSGLLIYATYHDCDPLQTKLAKRNDQLLPLLVMEILGEYPGLSGLFVAGVFSAALSSLSTGLNSMSAVMLEDFFKSFAKKPLTERQTALIMRFVVIIFGAICVSLVFVVEKLGTVLQLTITLSSVANGPLLGIFTAGVMVPWIEGKGALVGGLSSLLFMAWMCIRAQADLASGAVSYLRKPHAVTGCNYTFIDFASMSMVAENITGSTVHSENDTFHIYNISYLFYTMIGSLITIVIGLITSFLLGANKLESMDTMLLSPCVRRWVDRYKARRVLKNGAQQQTEKSTKALEMDKLKLAKLSGTRT